In Bacteroidales bacterium, the following are encoded in one genomic region:
- the aspS gene encoding aspartate--tRNA ligase yields MLRTHTCGELRITDIHKNVTLCGWIQYSRDFGGMTFVDLRDRYGITQLVFNMEVNAALCEQARQLGREFVISVCGKVAERSNKNQKIPSGEIEILVDSFEILNTSKIPPFTIEDNTDGGDELRMKYRYLDLRRKINKENLELRHRMSIETRNYLNSLNFLEIETPYLIKSTPEGARDFVVPSRMNPGQFYALPQSPQTFKQLLMVAGYDRYFQIVRCFRDEDLRADRQPEFTQIDCEMAFVTRDDVINTFEGLIKHLFMKIKDINISEIPIMSYDDAMNFYGTDKPDIRFGMEFVDLTDHTKAREFKVFNEAQTVVGICVKGCADYSRKQLDELTEFVKKPQVGANGMVYVKCNTDGTFGSSVSKFFSEDDFKQWMKICKAEKNDLILILAGAKEKTLKALGELRLEIGTRLGLRKSDVYQPLWVVDFPLLEWDEETQRFYAKHHPFTCPRLEDVSLLDTNPGVVKANAYDLVINGVEVGGGSIRIHNKELQQKMFKVLGFTEEKAQSQFGFLMNAFEYGAPPHGGIAFGFDRLCAVFSGSDSIRDFIAFPKNNSGRDVMIDSPSEISNEQMSELNIKVLK; encoded by the coding sequence ATGTTACGAACTCATACTTGTGGCGAATTAAGGATTACAGATATCCATAAAAATGTTACTCTTTGCGGCTGGATTCAGTATTCCAGAGATTTTGGAGGAATGACATTTGTTGATTTGCGCGACCGTTATGGCATCACCCAGCTGGTTTTTAATATGGAAGTGAATGCCGCTTTGTGTGAACAAGCCCGCCAGCTGGGGCGAGAGTTTGTAATATCGGTCTGTGGCAAAGTTGCGGAACGAAGCAACAAAAATCAAAAAATACCAAGCGGGGAAATTGAAATTTTGGTTGATAGCTTTGAAATATTAAACACATCAAAGATTCCGCCTTTCACCATTGAAGATAATACCGATGGAGGCGATGAACTCAGAATGAAATACAGGTATCTTGATTTAAGAAGAAAAATCAATAAAGAAAATCTGGAATTACGGCATCGCATGTCCATTGAAACAAGAAACTATCTTAATTCACTCAACTTTCTTGAAATTGAGACTCCTTATCTTATCAAATCAACACCAGAAGGAGCCCGTGACTTTGTTGTCCCTTCACGCATGAATCCCGGGCAGTTTTATGCCCTGCCCCAGTCACCACAAACATTCAAACAATTATTAATGGTTGCTGGTTACGACCGCTATTTTCAGATTGTTCGTTGCTTCCGTGACGAAGACCTTCGTGCCGACCGCCAGCCGGAATTTACCCAGATTGATTGCGAAATGGCGTTTGTTACCCGCGATGATGTTATAAATACATTTGAGGGATTAATCAAACATCTTTTCATGAAGATTAAGGATATTAACATCTCAGAAATTCCAATCATGTCGTATGATGATGCCATGAATTTTTATGGAACCGACAAACCGGATATACGATTCGGGATGGAGTTTGTTGATTTGACGGACCACACCAAAGCCCGTGAATTTAAAGTGTTTAATGAAGCCCAAACTGTTGTTGGTATTTGTGTGAAAGGCTGTGCTGATTATTCCCGCAAGCAACTGGATGAACTCACAGAGTTTGTTAAAAAACCGCAGGTGGGCGCCAACGGAATGGTATATGTGAAATGTAATACAGACGGCACTTTTGGTTCGTCTGTCAGTAAGTTTTTTTCTGAGGATGATTTTAAACAGTGGATGAAAATTTGTAAAGCTGAAAAAAACGATTTAATATTAATTCTTGCCGGTGCAAAGGAAAAAACTCTGAAAGCCTTGGGAGAATTGCGTCTTGAAATAGGAACAAGGCTCGGACTGAGAAAATCGGATGTTTATCAACCCTTATGGGTTGTTGACTTTCCCTTGCTTGAATGGGATGAAGAAACACAACGTTTCTATGCAAAGCATCATCCTTTTACATGCCCCCGGCTTGAAGATGTTTCTTTGCTTGACACAAACCCGGGTGTGGTTAAAGCAAATGCTTATGACCTTGTTATAAATGGTGTGGAAGTTGGCGGTGGCTCCATACGAATACACAATAAAGAACTTCAGCAAAAAATGTTTAAAGTGCTTGGCTTTACAGAAGAAAAAGCTCAAAGCCAATTCGGCTTTCTGATGAACGCTTTTGAATACGGAGCTCCGCCTCATGGAGGAATCGCTTTTGGATTTGACCGCCTTTGCGCAGTATTTAGCGGCTCTGACTCTATAAGAGATTTTATTGCTTTTCCAAAAAATAACTCTGGAAGGGATGTGATGATTGATTCCCCGTCGGAAATTTCCAACGAGCAAATGTCTGAGTTGAATATTAAAGTTTTAAAATAA
- the trpS gene encoding tryptophan--tRNA ligase yields the protein METVVSGIRPTGNLHLGNYLGALQNFVKMQNENNCFFFIADYHSLTTHPTPTDLHGNVRNVLVEYLACGLDPEKATIYIQSDVPETAELYLILNMNAYLGELERCTSFKEKARTQPENINAGLLTYPTLMAADIIIHKAAKVPVGKDQEQHLEMTRTFAKRFNRLYNVEYFPEPVAYNFGQNLLKIPGLDGSTKMSKSENENSCIFLADTADQIRKKVMKAVTDAGPSEPNSSKPQAIENLFNLMKIVSKPEAISHFEELYNNCTIRYGDLKKQLAEDMVGFIAPLSEKIRELAADNDYIRKVARIGAEKARQSAGKTIKEVRGIIGFKEF from the coding sequence ATGGAAACAGTAGTCAGCGGTATCAGGCCTACCGGTAATCTGCACCTTGGAAATTATCTCGGGGCTTTACAGAATTTTGTCAAAATGCAAAATGAAAACAACTGTTTCTTTTTTATTGCCGACTATCATTCACTGACCACTCACCCAACGCCCACAGACCTTCATGGCAATGTCCGCAATGTTTTGGTAGAATATCTTGCCTGCGGTCTCGACCCGGAAAAAGCCACCATCTACATACAAAGTGATGTTCCCGAAACGGCAGAATTGTACCTCATTCTTAATATGAACGCTTATCTCGGTGAACTTGAACGCTGCACTTCCTTTAAAGAAAAAGCGCGCACACAACCCGAAAATATTAATGCCGGATTGCTTACATATCCTACACTTATGGCGGCAGACATCATTATCCATAAAGCAGCTAAAGTTCCTGTGGGAAAAGACCAGGAACAGCACCTGGAAATGACAAGAACTTTTGCAAAGCGTTTCAACAGACTTTATAATGTGGAATATTTTCCCGAACCCGTAGCATACAATTTCGGGCAAAACCTGCTCAAAATACCCGGCCTTGATGGGAGCACAAAAATGAGTAAGTCCGAAAACGAAAATTCGTGCATTTTCCTTGCCGATACAGCAGACCAAATCCGCAAAAAGGTGATGAAAGCTGTAACTGACGCCGGGCCATCGGAACCTAATTCTTCCAAACCTCAGGCTATTGAAAACCTTTTCAACTTGATGAAGATAGTTTCAAAACCTGAAGCAATTTCTCATTTTGAAGAACTTTATAATAATTGCACCATTCGTTACGGCGACCTGAAAAAACAATTAGCCGAAGACATGGTGGGTTTTATTGCTCCGCTTTCTGAAAAAATCCGGGAACTTGCCGCTGATAATGACTATATCCGAAAAGTGGCACGGATAGGTGCCGAAAAAGCCCGCCAAAGTGCCGGTAAAACCATTAAAGAGGTCAGGGGAATTATCGGATTTAAAGAGTTTTAA
- the hflX gene encoding GTPase HflX: MSLPDNNQERAILVGLVTPKQNKEKAALYLEELSFLLKTAGGIPVKYFLQKLDIPDSKTYVGSGKITEISTFVSENKINLAVFDDELSASQIRNIEASLHCRVIDRNNLILDIFAYRARTSYARTQVELAQYQYLLPRLAGMWTHLEKQRGGIGLKGPGEKEIETDRRVIKDRIALLKEKLKKIDKQKTTQRQSRSGMIRVALVGYTNAGKSTIMNLLSKSNVFAENKLFATLDTTVRKVVIGNLPFLLSDTVGFIRKLPHALIESFKSTLDEVYEADILIHVVDISHPDFEEQMEVVTQTLDEIKANDKPVITVFNKIDKYSFVKKSEDDLSVPDKKNLSLAELQKTWMAKTSNPSVFISATQKTHFDELKKLIYKNVSNKHAKLYPYNNFLY, translated from the coding sequence TTGAGCTTACCTGACAACAACCAAGAACGCGCCATCCTTGTCGGCCTGGTTACACCAAAACAAAACAAAGAAAAAGCCGCTCTTTATCTTGAAGAACTTTCTTTTTTATTGAAAACTGCAGGCGGAATTCCTGTAAAGTATTTTTTACAAAAGCTTGACATTCCAGACTCTAAGACGTATGTGGGTTCCGGGAAGATTACAGAAATAAGCACGTTTGTATCGGAAAACAAAATTAATCTTGCCGTATTTGACGATGAGCTCAGTGCCTCACAAATACGCAATATAGAAGCTTCGCTGCATTGCCGTGTGATTGACCGTAACAACCTTATTCTTGACATTTTTGCCTACCGTGCACGAACATCTTATGCCCGCACACAGGTTGAACTTGCCCAATATCAATACCTGCTTCCCCGCCTTGCCGGTATGTGGACACACCTTGAAAAACAACGCGGCGGTATCGGCCTGAAAGGCCCCGGAGAAAAAGAAATTGAAACCGACCGCCGTGTGATTAAAGACCGTATTGCATTGCTGAAAGAAAAACTGAAAAAAATTGACAAACAAAAAACCACACAGCGTCAAAGCCGTTCAGGGATGATTCGTGTGGCGCTTGTGGGATATACTAATGCCGGGAAATCAACCATCATGAATTTGTTAAGCAAATCAAATGTTTTTGCCGAAAATAAACTTTTTGCCACATTGGATACTACCGTCAGGAAAGTTGTTATTGGGAACCTTCCTTTTCTACTTTCAGATACTGTTGGTTTTATCAGAAAATTACCTCATGCCTTGATAGAATCTTTTAAATCCACGCTTGACGAGGTGTATGAAGCTGACATCCTTATTCACGTAGTTGACATTTCCCATCCGGATTTTGAAGAACAAATGGAAGTTGTTACTCAGACACTGGATGAAATCAAGGCAAACGACAAACCTGTGATAACGGTTTTTAATAAGATTGACAAATATTCTTTCGTTAAGAAAAGTGAGGACGATTTGAGTGTGCCTGATAAAAAAAATCTTTCGCTTGCGGAGTTGCAAAAAACCTGGATGGCGAAAACTTCAAACCCGTCGGTATTTATCTCAGCAACCCAAAAAACGCATTTCGACGAATTAAAAAAACTTATCTACAAGAATGTGAGTAATAAGCATGCGAAACTATACCCTTATAATAATTTTTTGTATTAA
- a CDS encoding glycosyltransferase family 2 protein: protein MQIKLSVVIITFNEERNVARCIDSVIELADDIIVVDSFSTDQTEQICKLKNVRFVSHVFDGHIEQKNWAVTQAKYPHILSLDADEAVDEELKKSILYVKNNWLHDGYTMNRLTNYCGKWIRHSSWYPDKKLRLWDSRKGKWGGINPHDKYELIPGTTFGHLKGNILHYSYYTISEHVNQVNKFSEIAAHAYYSKRIKGATVKLLISPVLKFIKMYLIYLGFLDGYEGFVIARISSHAVFLKYAKLRQLYKKEKINPA from the coding sequence ATGCAAATCAAACTCTCTGTCGTCATTATTACTTTTAATGAAGAGCGCAATGTAGCACGCTGTATTGATTCAGTCATCGAACTTGCCGACGATATTATTGTGGTAGATTCTTTCTCAACAGACCAGACAGAACAAATCTGCAAATTAAAAAATGTTCGTTTTGTAAGCCATGTTTTTGATGGTCATATTGAGCAAAAAAACTGGGCCGTTACACAAGCAAAATATCCTCATATTTTATCGCTTGATGCCGACGAAGCCGTTGATGAAGAACTAAAAAAGTCAATTTTATATGTAAAAAACAACTGGCTTCATGACGGATATACCATGAACCGCCTGACAAATTATTGCGGGAAATGGATACGTCACAGTTCCTGGTATCCTGACAAGAAACTTCGCTTATGGGATAGCCGAAAAGGCAAATGGGGAGGTATTAACCCTCATGACAAATATGAACTTATACCCGGAACTACATTCGGACACTTAAAAGGGAATATATTACATTACTCTTACTATACCATTAGCGAACATGTAAATCAGGTCAATAAATTTTCAGAAATAGCAGCCCATGCTTACTATTCAAAAAGAATTAAAGGAGCGACTGTTAAGCTTCTGATTTCGCCTGTTCTCAAATTCATTAAAATGTACCTAATATATTTGGGGTTCCTTGATGGATATGAGGGGTTTGTAATTGCTCGTATTTCGTCACATGCAGTGTTTTTAAAATATGCAAAACTCCGACAATTATATAAAAAAGAAAAAATCAATCCGGCGTAA
- a CDS encoding glycosyltransferase family 9 protein: MQNSDNYIKKKKSIRRNPRIIISRTDNIGDVVLALPMAGIIKKIIPGASIIFLGKKYTKDVVELSEYVDEFQDWEQISKQPLQDKIRSFKAMNADCIVHTYPQHQIAQLAYQAGIRKRIGTAGRIYHIRYCNRLVFFTRRKSKLHESQLNLKLLKFFGINRTFSLSEISNYYGIKHPNTLSEEYRELIDNTKFNLIIHPKTKGSAREWNIRNYAELIRMLPAERFKIFITGTVHDNDLIKKELLPDVQTNVVNLSGKFSLLEFISFISNTDGMVACSTGPLHLAAALGKYAIGIYPPIKPMHPGRWAPLGTNASYLVINKKCNKCRLLHDCDCIEKITPEMVKNKLMDVFKAETPAVDII; the protein is encoded by the coding sequence ATGCAAAACTCCGACAATTATATAAAAAAGAAAAAATCAATCCGGCGTAACCCTCGTATTATCATAAGCCGTACAGACAATATCGGAGATGTTGTTCTTGCCCTGCCGATGGCAGGTATCATTAAAAAAATCATACCCGGTGCATCTATTATTTTTTTAGGGAAAAAATACACAAAAGATGTTGTTGAACTTAGCGAATATGTTGATGAATTTCAAGATTGGGAACAAATCTCAAAACAACCCCTACAAGATAAGATTAGAAGTTTTAAAGCGATGAATGCTGATTGCATTGTTCACACTTATCCTCAACATCAAATAGCTCAACTTGCCTATCAGGCAGGTATTAGAAAACGAATTGGAACTGCCGGACGGATTTATCATATCCGTTACTGTAACCGGCTTGTATTTTTTACCCGCAGAAAATCAAAACTTCACGAGTCACAGCTTAACCTGAAATTACTTAAGTTTTTTGGCATTAACAGAACTTTTTCTCTTTCTGAAATTTCAAATTATTACGGGATAAAACATCCGAATACTTTATCCGAAGAATATAGAGAGTTAATTGATAATACTAAATTTAATCTTATAATACACCCTAAAACCAAAGGCAGCGCTCGCGAATGGAATATCAGAAATTATGCGGAATTGATCCGGATGCTTCCTGCAGAAAGGTTTAAAATTTTTATAACCGGTACTGTACACGATAACGACCTAATAAAAAAAGAACTTTTACCTGACGTGCAAACAAATGTTGTCAACTTATCCGGGAAATTTTCGCTTTTGGAATTTATTAGTTTTATTTCCAACACAGACGGAATGGTTGCCTGCAGTACTGGTCCCTTACACCTTGCTGCTGCACTTGGCAAATATGCAATAGGTATTTATCCTCCTATCAAACCTATGCACCCCGGACGCTGGGCTCCCTTGGGTACAAATGCTTCTTACCTGGTTATTAATAAAAAATGTAATAAATGCCGTTTGTTACATGATTGTGATTGTATTGAAAAAATAACACCCGAAATGGTGAAAAATAAACTGATGGATGTATTTAAAGCAGAAACCCCTGCTGTTGATATTATTTGA
- the gpmI gene encoding 2,3-bisphosphoglycerate-independent phosphoglycerate mutase, whose translation MRAKKLILIIMDGWGEGPHDKSNAIYSAETPFVKSLYNNPNVANTQLDASGIAVGLPEGQMGNSEVGHLNIGAGRVVYQDLVRISKAIEDKSIEKNQEIIEAYDYALKKDKSVHFIGLVSDGGVHSLQSHLYKLCDMAKEAGLEKVFIHAITDGRDTDPRSGIRYINELQKHLQNSAGKIATLVGRYYTMDRDKRWERVKTGYDMMVNGIGKKSKDVLQAIQESYEDGVTDEFINPVVLTNDNDKPLATIQSGDVVFCFNFRTDRLREITTVLTQTDMPGQGTKIIPLYYLTMTKYDDTFKNVHIAFDNEDLQMTLGEVLSKAGKKQLRIAETEKYPHVTFFFSGGREKPFEGENRIMVPSPKVPTYDVQPEMSAFEVVTKVLDALQKNTYDFICLNFANSDMVGHTGVYQAILKALNTVDQCVQQVIETALKNRYSVILTADHGNADMALNPDNTPNTAHTCNPVPCFLFDIKYKKINPGKLSDLAPTILKIMELEKPSLMSGFSLVE comes from the coding sequence ATGAGGGCAAAAAAACTTATTTTAATAATTATGGATGGTTGGGGTGAGGGGCCTCATGATAAAAGTAATGCCATTTATTCTGCAGAGACTCCTTTTGTAAAAAGTTTATATAATAATCCCAATGTGGCTAACACACAATTGGATGCTTCTGGCATTGCCGTTGGGCTACCTGAGGGACAAATGGGGAACTCTGAGGTGGGGCATTTAAATATCGGTGCGGGAAGAGTGGTTTATCAGGACCTTGTGCGCATCAGCAAAGCCATTGAAGATAAAAGCATAGAAAAAAATCAGGAAATAATTGAGGCATACGATTATGCACTAAAAAAAGACAAATCCGTACATTTCATCGGGCTTGTGTCCGACGGCGGCGTTCATTCACTGCAAAGCCATTTATATAAATTATGCGACATGGCTAAAGAAGCCGGGCTTGAAAAAGTTTTTATACACGCTATTACTGACGGTAGAGATACGGACCCAAGAAGCGGAATCCGTTATATTAACGAACTGCAAAAACACCTGCAAAATTCTGCCGGAAAAATTGCCACTTTAGTCGGACGTTACTATACAATGGACCGGGATAAACGCTGGGAAAGAGTAAAAACAGGATATGATATGATGGTCAACGGTATTGGCAAAAAATCCAAAGATGTGTTGCAGGCGATACAGGAATCATACGAAGATGGCGTAACCGACGAATTTATTAACCCGGTAGTTTTAACCAATGATAATGATAAACCCCTGGCTACAATTCAGTCAGGAGATGTGGTTTTTTGCTTTAATTTCCGTACCGACCGTTTGCGTGAAATAACAACAGTTTTAACACAAACAGACATGCCCGGGCAAGGGACGAAAATTATTCCTCTTTACTACCTAACCATGACAAAATATGATGATACATTTAAAAATGTTCATATAGCTTTTGACAATGAAGATTTACAGATGACGCTTGGTGAAGTATTGAGCAAAGCGGGAAAAAAACAGCTTCGAATTGCAGAAACAGAAAAATACCCTCATGTTACTTTTTTCTTCTCCGGCGGCCGTGAAAAGCCTTTTGAAGGAGAAAACAGGATAATGGTTCCCTCACCCAAAGTTCCCACCTACGATGTGCAACCTGAAATGAGCGCCTTTGAAGTAGTAACAAAAGTATTAGATGCCCTGCAAAAAAACACTTACGATTTTATCTGCCTGAACTTTGCCAACTCAGATATGGTTGGACATACCGGTGTTTATCAGGCTATATTAAAAGCCCTGAATACAGTTGACCAGTGTGTGCAACAAGTCATTGAAACTGCACTAAAAAATAGATATTCGGTGATACTTACAGCAGACCATGGCAATGCAGACATGGCCCTAAATCCTGACAACACACCTAATACCGCTCACACTTGCAACCCCGTTCCTTGCTTTTTGTTTGATATAAAATATAAAAAAATTAATCCGGGAAAACTTTCTGATTTGGCCCCCACAATTTTAAAAATTATGGAACTCGAAAAACCTTCATTGATGAGCGGATTTTCTCTTGTAGAATAA
- a CDS encoding C25 family cysteine peptidase, giving the protein MKHYFIFILAILLTYKCYSESQSQPTQLTIKQNTYEKLLLVNTISLTDINALKVNTNAGVFNELFIKGYGCSNFIGEPKLPVLKHLIEIPLGAKVKINASNSTYSEYKLQDFGAFFPLMPAQPPLSKSDDPTKIAFKQNGVTYQSNKFLEHELVTVKAKGTMRGINIGLLEISPVYYNPVQKTIRVYTSINIEIVFEDGDNDATIANKEKFFSPYFESSAGKILNYKKLPVKSNLTRYPVKYVIVADPMFQSTLQPFIEWKTKKGFTVIEAYTNDAAVGNTTTSIKTYLETLYNAASPTDPAPSFVLFVGDIAQVPAFNGTEGSHVTDLYYCEYTGDFLPEVYYGRFSATSTEELTPQIEKTLEYEQYTMPSTTFLDTCVMIAGQDASNGPTYGDGQINYGTETYFNAAHGLYSHTYLFAISGSSASQIIQNVSTGVCMANYTAHGGPDGWSNPAFSISDINTLNNAHKYALLVGNCCLTNKFDDPLCFGEALLRASGKGALGYIGGSNSTYWDEDYYWGVGYRSYPSSNPPLHATYDAAQLGAYDRTFHEHDEMFGEWFVTQGQMISAGNLAVTQSGSGSDSYYWEIYHLMGDPSLMVYYSEPPAMSVNYNPLMPLGVTTFDITTDAPYAYAAISKDGVLYGASLADSLGNVTLNLNPITTPGTADLVITCQNKEPYIGTVIVDSPAGPYVLYTKNHVSLSTNGDSLVDYNESVVLDVTLKNFGQADAQGVNAVISTSDPYISITDNSQTWGTINTNSESLQASAYAFSTQNFIPDQHIANFNINIQDNNSNVWNSSFSFKINAPELLIGNFSINDDAGNSNGAFDPGENVEIVITSSNVGHSDAPGTTGTLTTTSPYVTISNGVFNFGTLQKSGSADASFDITVSSSLPDTAEIEFTYTLQSGAYSGTNHYNVGVGRANEDFETGDFTKFEWQQSGNAPWIITNVGPYEGAYSAKSGEIGNNQTSELYITLEVSQPDTISFVKKVSCEPGSNWGGTYYWYDYLEFLIDGTSKGRWDGVDVMWSTVEYPVSNGTHTFKWTYNKDVYSVEGEDCAWIDYIMFPPSIKVIYNLEDIASDDNSVFCYPNPASGLINIGFTLTEKTKVNLCLYDLNGKLVDTFLDNKEKSEGTHNMLVNSSKYSKGIYQLVLKGNNIIKTEKIVIIN; this is encoded by the coding sequence ATGAAGCATTATTTTATATTTATCTTAGCTATCCTGCTAACATATAAGTGCTATTCTGAAAGCCAATCACAACCAACCCAATTAACAATCAAACAAAATACTTACGAAAAACTTTTATTAGTAAATACGATATCCCTTACAGATATTAATGCTTTAAAAGTCAATACGAATGCCGGCGTTTTTAATGAGTTATTCATAAAAGGTTATGGATGCTCTAATTTTATAGGCGAACCAAAATTACCTGTGTTAAAGCATCTTATTGAAATTCCGTTAGGAGCTAAAGTTAAAATAAACGCCAGCAATTCTACATATTCAGAATATAAATTACAGGATTTCGGGGCTTTTTTCCCACTGATGCCCGCTCAACCACCCTTGTCTAAAAGTGATGACCCCACTAAAATTGCTTTTAAACAGAATGGTGTTACATACCAAAGCAATAAATTTCTTGAACACGAACTAGTTACAGTAAAAGCCAAAGGGACTATGAGGGGTATCAACATAGGACTTTTAGAAATTTCACCGGTTTACTATAACCCGGTTCAAAAAACTATTCGTGTTTACACATCCATAAATATTGAGATTGTATTTGAAGATGGTGATAATGATGCCACGATAGCGAATAAAGAAAAATTTTTCTCTCCTTATTTTGAATCTTCTGCTGGTAAAATTTTAAATTACAAAAAACTTCCTGTAAAATCTAATCTTACAAGGTATCCGGTAAAATATGTAATCGTTGCTGACCCTATGTTTCAAAGCACATTACAGCCTTTTATAGAATGGAAGACAAAAAAAGGTTTTACCGTTATTGAAGCTTATACCAACGATGCTGCAGTCGGAAATACAACAACATCTATCAAAACATATCTTGAAACACTTTATAACGCTGCATCACCTACTGACCCAGCCCCTTCTTTTGTGCTTTTTGTCGGGGACATAGCTCAGGTCCCCGCTTTTAACGGGACAGAGGGCTCACATGTTACTGACCTTTACTATTGTGAATATACCGGTGATTTTTTGCCTGAAGTATATTATGGAAGATTTTCAGCAACAAGTACAGAAGAACTAACTCCGCAAATTGAAAAAACTCTGGAATACGAACAATACACTATGCCATCAACCACATTTCTTGACACCTGTGTAATGATTGCCGGGCAGGATGCCTCAAACGGCCCAACGTATGGAGACGGACAAATTAACTATGGTACTGAAACATATTTCAATGCTGCTCATGGTTTGTATTCGCATACATATTTATTTGCCATTTCAGGGAGCAGTGCTTCACAAATCATACAAAATGTTAGTACCGGAGTGTGTATGGCCAACTATACGGCGCATGGCGGCCCGGATGGATGGTCTAATCCCGCTTTCAGCATCAGCGATATCAATACGTTAAACAATGCACACAAATATGCTCTTCTGGTTGGTAATTGCTGTCTTACTAATAAATTTGACGACCCACTGTGTTTTGGCGAAGCCTTACTTCGGGCTTCCGGTAAAGGGGCCTTGGGCTATATAGGAGGTTCTAACAGCACATACTGGGATGAAGATTATTACTGGGGCGTTGGTTACCGTTCTTATCCATCCTCAAATCCACCATTACATGCTACTTATGATGCTGCACAACTTGGTGCCTACGACCGCACATTCCATGAGCACGATGAAATGTTTGGCGAATGGTTTGTCACACAAGGACAAATGATTTCGGCAGGAAACCTGGCGGTAACACAATCAGGCAGCGGAAGTGATTCATATTATTGGGAAATTTATCATCTTATGGGCGACCCTTCATTAATGGTATATTATTCAGAGCCACCCGCAATGTCGGTTAATTATAATCCTCTAATGCCACTTGGAGTTACAACATTTGATATAACAACGGATGCTCCTTATGCTTATGCTGCTATTTCAAAAGATGGCGTTTTGTATGGCGCTTCGCTGGCGGATTCTTTAGGAAATGTTACTTTGAACCTTAATCCCATTACAACTCCCGGAACTGCGGATCTGGTAATTACATGCCAGAACAAAGAGCCGTATATAGGCACCGTAATTGTTGATTCTCCGGCGGGGCCTTATGTTTTATACACTAAAAACCATGTCAGTTTAAGTACTAACGGAGATTCTCTGGTGGATTATAATGAAAGCGTTGTACTTGATGTTACTTTAAAGAATTTCGGACAAGCAGATGCACAAGGAGTCAATGCTGTTATTTCTACTTCGGATCCTTATATCAGCATTACAGATAATTCACAAACATGGGGAACAATAAACACAAATTCGGAATCTTTACAAGCCTCTGCATATGCATTTTCAACACAAAACTTCATACCGGATCAACATATTGCCAATTTTAACATTAATATTCAAGATAACAATAGTAATGTTTGGAACTCATCATTTTCATTCAAAATCAATGCCCCGGAACTGCTTATTGGTAATTTTTCAATTAATGACGATGCTGGAAATAGTAATGGAGCTTTTGACCCCGGTGAAAACGTGGAAATAGTTATAACATCATCAAATGTGGGCCACAGTGATGCCCCGGGAACTACAGGAACATTGACGACAACAAGTCCTTACGTTACCATTTCGAACGGAGTTTTTAATTTCGGCACATTACAAAAATCCGGCTCCGCTGATGCCTCATTCGACATTACCGTTTCTTCTTCTTTGCCTGATACTGCAGAAATAGAGTTTACGTACACACTTCAGTCCGGAGCTTACTCCGGCACAAATCATTATAATGTAGGTGTCGGAAGGGCTAATGAAGATTTTGAAACCGGTGATTTTACAAAATTTGAATGGCAGCAGAGCGGGAATGCACCATGGATTATTACAAATGTTGGCCCTTACGAAGGAGCTTACAGTGCAAAATCTGGCGAAATAGGAAATAACCAAACATCAGAATTATATATCACACTTGAGGTTTCACAACCTGATACTATTTCGTTTGTAAAAAAAGTTTCCTGTGAACCAGGTTCTAACTGGGGCGGCACATATTATTGGTACGATTATCTTGAATTTCTTATTGACGGAACTTCAAAAGGAAGATGGGACGGGGTTGATGTCATGTGGAGCACGGTTGAATATCCTGTTTCGAACGGCACTCACACATTCAAATGGACTTATAATAAAGACGTTTATTCTGTTGAAGGAGAAGACTGTGCATGGATTGATTATATCATGTTTCCTCCTTCCATTAAAGTTATTTATAACCTTGAAGATATTGCTTCTGATGATAATTCAGTTTTTTGTTATCCCAATCCTGCGTCCGGATTAATCAACATTGGTTTTACTTTAACAGAAAAAACAAAAGTTAATCTGTGTTTATATGACTTGAACGGGAAACTGGTGGATACCTTTCTTGACAATAAAGAAAAATCAGAAGGAACCCATAATATGCTGGTTAACTCTTCAAAATATTCCAAAGGTATTTATCAATTAGTTCTAAAAGGAAATAATATCATCAAAACTGAAAAAATTGTAATCATTAATTGA